Proteins from one Heptranchias perlo isolate sHepPer1 chromosome 42, sHepPer1.hap1, whole genome shotgun sequence genomic window:
- the LOC137306146 gene encoding adenosine receptor A2b-like: MTINGFVYLNEGGFSSGFAGIAGIWRDMESKLRAFLTATRGSSSFLKTKTASKSVRATEGQLLTESMGLCSLFIVLEAALAIGVIGMNLLVCATVYLHRELRTLTNYLIVCLALADLSVGALAVPCSILLSLDLTVCFYGCLFMACCPLITTQFSVFVLLAIAVNTHLKIRQPSRYSLLVTKKRITMAISLCWISALIIGFAPVMGWNGFHSFLDSTPNITLPVERASLGQRISLVGFFPQPFDIPQPANRSWRVTCSFRGVISFNYMVYFMFFCCTLLPLAAMCGIYTDSFRIVRRYFNNQQFRSAKRSEMQTAKALFLMVGLFFFCWMPLNVVNSLSFFCPSCSLPSWLGDFVVILSHLNSLANPMVYALRKRDFGAALKAVFVRYVLCALKYQSCVSSSKVAPMLPHLLSCSSIFCFYSQVDIWRPDVDKPF, from the exons CAAGCTGAGAGCCTTTCTAACGGCGACTCGGGGCAgtagttcctttttgaaaacgaAAACTGCGTCGAAAAGTGTCCGAGCGACCGAAGGTCAGTTAttgactgaatcaatgggattgtGTAGTCTATTCATTGTTCTGGAGGCTGCCCTGGCCATTGGTGTGATTGGCATGAACCTGCTGGTGTGCGCGACTGTGTACTTGCACCGCGAGCTCAGGACGCTGACCAACTACCTGATCGTCTGCCTAGCCCTGGCGGACCTCAGCGTGGGGGCCCTGGCCGTTCCCTGCTCCATCTTGCTCAGCCTGGACCTCACCGTTTGCTTCTACGGCTGCCTCTTCATGGCCTGTTGCCCGCTGATCACAACGCAGTTCTCCGTCTTCGTGCTGCTGGCCATCGCCGTCAATACCCACCTCAAAATCCGACAGCCCAGCAG atACAGCCTGCTGGTGACAAAGAAGCGCATCACCATGGCGATCTCCCTGTGCTGGATCTCGGCGCTGATCATTGGGTTCGCCCCGGTGATGGGATGGAACGGCTTTCACTCTTTTCTCGACTCGACACCCAACATCACACTCCCCGTGGAAAGAGCCAGCCTGGGCCAAAGGATCTCTCTCGTCGGCTTCTTCCCCCAACCCTTCGACATCCCCCAACCGGCCAATCGCAGCTGGCGGGTGACTTGCTCATTCCGCGGCGTCATCTCCTTCAACTACATGGTGTACTTCATGTTTTTCTGCTGCACGCTGCTGCCCCTCGCGGCCATGTGCGGGATTTACACCGACTCGTTCAGGATCGTCCGAAGGTACTTCAACAATCAGCAGTTCAGGTCGGCCAAACGCAGCGAGATGCAGACCGCCAAGGCGCTCTTCTTGATGGTGGGCCTCTTCTTCTTTTGTTGGATGCCGCTCAACGTGGTCAACAGCCTGTCCTTCTTCTGCCCCAGTTGCAGCCTGCCCTCTTGGCTGGGAGACTTTGTCGTCATCCTCTCACACCTGAACTCACTCGCCAATCCCATGGTGTACGCCTTGAGGAAAAGGGATTTTGGGGCCGCTTTAAAAGCCGTCTTTGTCCGTTATGTCCTTTGTGCCTTAAAGTACCAGTCCTGTGTCTCCAGTTCCAAAGTCGCCCCT atgctgcctcacttgctgagctgctccagcattttctgtttttattctcaaGTTGACATCTGGCGCCCTGATGTTGACAAACCCTTTTAA